Proteins encoded in a region of the Massilia sp. UMI-21 genome:
- the hutG gene encoding N-formylglutamate deformylase produces the protein MDFRFKAGRLPMLVSMPHAGTDIPDEVAGTLAPCATARADTDWHLPELYGFLEEMGVSTISARWSRYLIDLNRPPEDTNLYPGLDTTGLCPVDTFGRESLYLPGMQPSGAEVRRRLERYWTPYHAQLRTELERLKRQFGRVVLWDAHSIASVVPRFFEGRLPDLNFGTADGKSCDPGLEGAVVGIARAQDRFSIALNGRFKGGHITRQYGQPGQDVHAIQLEMCQCLYMNEAPPFEYRPEVAARVQPLLKDMIGAAAAWASERVRA, from the coding sequence ATGGATTTCCGGTTCAAGGCAGGCAGGCTCCCCATGCTCGTGTCGATGCCCCATGCGGGCACCGACATTCCGGACGAGGTCGCAGGCACCCTGGCGCCCTGCGCCACGGCGCGCGCCGACACCGACTGGCACCTGCCCGAACTCTACGGCTTCCTGGAAGAGATGGGGGTGTCGACCATCTCGGCGCGCTGGTCGCGCTACCTCATCGACCTGAACCGGCCGCCGGAAGACACCAACCTGTATCCGGGCCTGGACACCACGGGGCTGTGCCCGGTCGATACGTTTGGGCGCGAAAGCCTCTACCTGCCCGGCATGCAGCCTTCCGGCGCGGAAGTGCGGCGCCGCCTTGAGCGTTACTGGACGCCCTACCACGCGCAGTTGCGCACCGAGCTCGAACGCCTGAAGCGGCAGTTCGGCCGCGTGGTGCTGTGGGATGCGCACTCGATCGCTTCCGTCGTTCCACGCTTCTTCGAGGGCCGCCTGCCGGACCTGAACTTCGGCACCGCCGACGGCAAGTCCTGCGACCCCGGCCTGGAAGGCGCGGTAGTGGGTATCGCACGCGCCCAGGACCGCTTCAGCATCGCGCTCAATGGCCGCTTCAAGGGCGGCCACATTACCCGCCAGTACGGCCAGCCCGGCCAGGACGTGCACGCGATCCAGCTCGAGATGTGCCAGTGCCTGTACATGAACGAAGCGCCGCCCTTCGAATACCGTCCCGAGGTCGCGGCCCGGGTCCAGCCGCTGCTGAAGGACATGATCGGCGCGGCCGCGGCATGGGCAAGCGAGCGGGTGCGCGCATGA
- a CDS encoding urocanate hydratase, producing the protein MNSPMPPDPRFDPSRVIRAPRGSELSCKSWLTEAAYRMIQNNLDAEVAENPQALVVYGGIGRAARNWECYDQILASLRALEDDQTLLIQSGKPVGVFRTHADAPRVLLANSNLVPKWANWEHFNELDRKGLFMYGQMTAGSWIYIGTQGIVQGTYETFAEAGRQHFGGDMAGRWILTAGLGGMGGAQPLAASFAGAVSLNIECQQSSIDFRLRTRYLDKQAKDIDEALAMVKEATQKREAVSIGLLGNAAEVLPELVRRARAGGMVPDLVTDQTSAHDLINGYLPSGWTVEEWKAAQQDPARHARLKAAAAASCAVHVRAILDFKALGAHAVDYGNNIRQVAKDEGVEDAFDFPGFVPAYIRPQFCEGRGPFRWVALSGDPEDIYKTDAKIKELFPQHARVHRWLDMARERIAFQGLPARICWLGLGERHLAGLAFNEMVRTGELKAPIVIGRDHLDTGSVASPNRETEAMRDGTDAVSDWPLLNALLNTAGGATWVSLHHGGGVGMGYSQHSGVVIVADGTEAAAQRLARVLVNDSGSGVMRHADAGYDSAIETAKRNGLILPMIK; encoded by the coding sequence ATGAATTCACCGATGCCCCCCGACCCTCGTTTCGATCCCTCGCGCGTGATCCGCGCCCCGCGCGGCAGCGAACTGTCGTGCAAGAGCTGGCTTACCGAAGCCGCCTACCGCATGATCCAGAACAACCTCGACGCCGAGGTCGCGGAAAACCCGCAGGCGCTGGTCGTCTACGGCGGCATCGGGCGCGCCGCCCGCAACTGGGAATGCTACGACCAGATCCTCGCCTCGCTGCGCGCGCTGGAAGACGACCAGACCCTGCTGATCCAGTCGGGCAAGCCGGTGGGCGTGTTCCGCACCCATGCGGATGCGCCGCGCGTGCTGCTGGCGAACTCCAACCTGGTGCCCAAGTGGGCCAACTGGGAACACTTCAATGAACTCGACCGCAAGGGCCTGTTCATGTATGGCCAGATGACCGCCGGCAGCTGGATCTACATCGGCACCCAGGGCATCGTGCAGGGCACCTACGAGACCTTCGCCGAAGCCGGCCGCCAGCACTTCGGCGGCGACATGGCGGGCCGCTGGATCCTGACGGCCGGCCTGGGCGGCATGGGCGGCGCCCAACCGCTGGCCGCGAGCTTTGCCGGTGCGGTCTCGCTCAACATCGAATGCCAGCAGAGCAGCATCGACTTCCGCCTGCGCACCCGCTACCTCGACAAGCAGGCGAAGGACATCGACGAAGCGCTGGCGATGGTCAAGGAAGCCACCCAAAAGCGCGAAGCCGTCTCGATCGGCCTGCTCGGCAATGCGGCCGAGGTGCTGCCCGAGCTGGTACGGCGTGCACGCGCCGGCGGCATGGTGCCCGACCTGGTCACCGACCAGACCTCGGCCCACGACCTGATCAACGGCTACCTGCCCTCGGGCTGGACGGTCGAGGAGTGGAAGGCCGCCCAGCAGGACCCGGCCCGGCACGCCCGCCTGAAAGCGGCGGCCGCCGCATCCTGCGCGGTGCACGTGCGCGCCATCCTCGACTTCAAGGCCCTGGGCGCCCACGCCGTCGACTATGGCAACAACATCCGCCAGGTGGCCAAGGACGAGGGCGTCGAGGATGCCTTCGACTTCCCGGGCTTTGTGCCGGCCTACATCCGTCCCCAGTTCTGCGAGGGCCGCGGCCCGTTCCGCTGGGTGGCGCTGTCGGGCGACCCCGAGGACATCTATAAAACCGACGCCAAGATCAAGGAGCTGTTCCCGCAGCATGCGCGGGTGCACCGCTGGCTCGACATGGCGCGCGAACGCATCGCCTTCCAGGGCCTGCCGGCGCGCATCTGCTGGCTCGGCCTGGGCGAGCGTCACCTGGCCGGCCTGGCCTTCAACGAGATGGTACGCACGGGCGAGCTGAAAGCGCCGATCGTGATCGGACGCGACCACCTCGATACCGGCTCGGTGGCGAGCCCGAACCGCGAGACCGAGGCCATGCGCGACGGCACCGACGCGGTGTCCGACTGGCCGCTGCTGAATGCCCTGCTGAACACTGCAGGCGGCGCCACCTGGGTCTCGCTGCACCATGGCGGCGGGGTCGGCATGGGCTATTCGCAGCACTCGGGCGTGGTGATCGTGGCCGACGGCACCGAGGCGGCAGCGCAGCGCCTGGCGCGCGTGCTGGTCAACGACAGCGGCTCGGGCGTGATGCGCCATGCCGACGCCGGCTACGACAGCGCCATCGAGACGGCCAAGCGCAACGGCCTGATTCTTCCGATGATCAAATAA
- a CDS encoding amidohydrolase: MRVRQIPLCSLIVLAGLGVLSSAHADTVITNANGYTLNAKGELVQFSALAFDDKGRITAVGSDAEVAARVKAARQVDMGGRTVLPGLIDAHGHVFGLGQQLTQLDLSGTTSLAGATQAIAAYAKANANHAWIRGRGWNQENWKLGRFPTAAELDAAVSDRPVWLERVDGHAGWANSRTLALAGITKSTPDPAGGKIMRDASGEATGVLVDAAQELVTKVMPAQTELEARTVLDRSLQELARVGLTAVHDAGIGVGEDRLYRDYADKNKLTARVYAMIGGTGEDFDQLAKNGPLKDYADGMYALRAVKLYSDGALGSRGAALIKPYSDEPHSHGLLFFKAAQMDAMMTKAMRKGYQVNVHAIGDAGNKQILDIYQKELKATKSEAQRHRIEHAQVVAPQDIPRFKTLGIIPSMQPTHATSDKNMAETRVGPERIKGAYAWRTFLHQGSRIACGSDFPVESPNPFFGIHAAVTRMDHAGQPVAGWYPNQAMSLKEAFRCFTLDAAYAGHQENSLGSLEPGKHADFIVIDRDLFRMPTYDIFKTGVLETWVGGKQVFKK, from the coding sequence ATGCGCGTGCGCCAGATCCCCCTGTGTTCATTGATCGTCCTCGCCGGCCTCGGCGTCCTCTCGTCGGCCCATGCCGACACCGTCATCACCAACGCCAACGGCTATACCCTCAATGCCAAGGGCGAGCTGGTGCAGTTCAGCGCACTGGCTTTCGACGATAAAGGGCGCATCACGGCTGTCGGCAGCGATGCCGAGGTGGCAGCCAGGGTGAAAGCTGCGCGCCAGGTCGACATGGGTGGCCGCACCGTGCTGCCGGGCCTGATCGACGCGCACGGCCACGTATTCGGCTTGGGCCAGCAGCTGACCCAGCTCGACCTGTCCGGCACCACCTCGCTGGCCGGCGCCACGCAGGCGATCGCCGCCTATGCCAAGGCGAATGCGAACCACGCCTGGATCCGCGGCCGCGGCTGGAACCAGGAAAACTGGAAGCTGGGCCGCTTCCCGACCGCCGCCGAACTCGATGCCGCGGTCTCCGACCGCCCGGTCTGGCTGGAACGCGTCGACGGCCACGCCGGCTGGGCCAACAGCCGTACGCTGGCGCTGGCCGGCATCACCAAATCGACGCCCGACCCGGCCGGCGGCAAAATCATGCGCGACGCGAGCGGCGAGGCCACCGGCGTGCTGGTCGACGCGGCCCAGGAGCTGGTGACCAAAGTCATGCCGGCCCAGACCGAGCTCGAGGCCCGCACGGTGCTCGACCGCTCGCTGCAAGAGCTGGCGCGGGTCGGCCTGACCGCCGTGCACGACGCCGGCATCGGCGTGGGCGAAGACCGCCTGTACCGCGATTACGCCGACAAGAACAAGCTCACCGCGCGCGTGTACGCCATGATCGGCGGCACCGGCGAGGATTTCGACCAGTTGGCAAAGAACGGCCCGCTCAAGGATTATGCCGACGGCATGTACGCGCTGCGCGCGGTCAAGCTTTATTCGGACGGTGCGCTGGGCAGCCGCGGCGCCGCGCTCATCAAGCCCTACAGCGACGAGCCGCATTCGCACGGCCTGCTGTTCTTCAAAGCCGCGCAGATGGATGCGATGATGACCAAGGCCATGCGCAAGGGCTACCAGGTCAATGTGCACGCCATCGGCGACGCCGGCAACAAGCAGATCCTGGACATCTACCAGAAGGAACTGAAAGCGACCAAGAGCGAAGCACAGCGCCACCGCATCGAGCACGCCCAGGTCGTGGCGCCGCAGGACATCCCGCGCTTCAAGACCCTGGGCATCATCCCGTCGATGCAGCCGACCCACGCCACCTCGGACAAGAACATGGCCGAGACCCGCGTCGGCCCGGAGCGCATCAAGGGCGCCTACGCCTGGCGTACTTTCCTGCACCAGGGCTCGCGCATCGCCTGCGGTTCGGACTTCCCGGTGGAGTCGCCGAATCCCTTCTTCGGCATCCACGCCGCCGTCACCCGCATGGACCACGCCGGCCAGCCGGTGGCGGGCTGGTACCCGAACCAGGCGATGTCGCTGAAAGAGGCCTTCCGCTGCTTCACCCTGGACGCCGCCTACGCCGGCCACCAGGAAAACAGCCTGGGTTCGCTGGAGCCGGGCAAGCATGCCGACTTCATCGTGATCGACCGCGACCTGTTCCGCATGCCGACCTACGACATCTTCAAGACCGGCGTGCTGGAAACCTGGGTGGGTGGGAAGCAGGTATTCAAGAAGTAA
- a CDS encoding HutD family protein encodes MTVLIPFAGLSPVPWKNGTGSTTEIAIGPPDAGFEDFEWRVSLATIEKDGAFSLFPGVDRTLALVDGHGMTLEIDGEPTMVTETEPVVAFDGASNVIAKLSRGASTDFNVMTRSERCYHTFGRRRLAGDSTVSSTFVARADVTVLFLAEGDSLELRNEEERIGLVRYDAVVLEAGSTWKLDAGRGSIYIVDVWYHDEEDEDEASYE; translated from the coding sequence ATGACCGTACTGATCCCGTTTGCAGGACTGTCGCCGGTGCCGTGGAAGAACGGCACCGGCAGCACGACCGAAATCGCCATCGGGCCGCCGGATGCCGGCTTCGAGGATTTCGAATGGCGCGTGAGCCTGGCCACCATCGAAAAGGATGGCGCGTTCTCGCTGTTCCCGGGCGTGGACCGCACCCTGGCCCTGGTCGACGGCCACGGCATGACGCTCGAGATCGACGGCGAGCCGACCATGGTGACCGAGACCGAGCCGGTGGTGGCCTTCGACGGCGCCTCGAACGTGATCGCAAAGCTCAGCCGCGGCGCCAGCACCGACTTCAACGTCATGACGCGCAGCGAGCGCTGCTACCACACCTTCGGGCGCCGCCGGCTGGCCGGCGACTCCACCGTGTCTTCTACATTCGTGGCGCGCGCCGATGTGACCGTGCTGTTCCTGGCCGAGGGCGATTCCCTCGAACTGCGCAACGAAGAAGAGCGTATCGGCCTGGTGCGCTACGACGCGGTGGTGCTGGAGGCCGGCTCGACCTGGAAGCTGGACGCGGGGCGCGGCAGCATCTACATCGTGGACGTCTGGTACCACGACGAAGAAGACGAGGACGAAGCATCCTATGAATGA
- a CDS encoding EamA family transporter codes for MPSSVLFTVAALIWGSTFFAITLQLGEAPPAVSVAYRFFLAAATLFAICLVRRDSLRLPLRTHGWMALQGVLTFCISYLCTYQSEQYVVSGLVAVMFALMVFWTPLLSSLFFGTAINRRTIACGVVAIAGVALLFWHSIGAAWRDFQQGGSPAFIAGVILALAATIASSAGSIVVTKVKEECANLPLTMAWSMLWGASMVTVWSLAHGDRFVLPASPTYWGGLVYLSIFGSVIAFFAYFTLIGRIGAQKTVYIGVITPVLSVLLSIKLEGYRPGPVEFAGMILCLASVAWALRAPAANKVVSANLNNPLETP; via the coding sequence ATGCCCTCTTCCGTCCTGTTTACCGTCGCCGCCCTGATCTGGGGGTCGACCTTCTTCGCCATCACCCTGCAACTGGGCGAAGCGCCGCCCGCCGTCTCGGTCGCCTACCGCTTCTTCCTGGCCGCGGCCACGCTGTTTGCGATCTGCCTGGTGCGGCGCGACAGCCTGCGGCTGCCGTTGCGCACCCACGGCTGGATGGCGCTGCAGGGCGTGCTCACCTTCTGCATCTCCTACCTGTGCACCTATCAATCCGAGCAATACGTGGTCTCGGGCCTGGTGGCGGTGATGTTCGCGCTGATGGTGTTCTGGACGCCGCTGCTCAGCAGCCTGTTCTTCGGCACCGCCATCAACCGCCGCACCATCGCCTGCGGCGTGGTCGCGATCGCCGGCGTCGCCCTGCTGTTCTGGCATTCGATCGGCGCCGCGTGGCGCGATTTCCAGCAGGGCGGCAGCCCCGCCTTCATCGCCGGCGTGATCCTGGCGCTGGCCGCCACCATCGCCAGTTCGGCCGGCAGCATCGTGGTCACCAAGGTGAAGGAAGAATGCGCCAACCTGCCGCTGACCATGGCCTGGTCGATGCTGTGGGGCGCATCGATGGTGACCGTGTGGTCGCTGGCGCACGGCGACCGCTTCGTGCTGCCCGCCAGCCCGACCTACTGGGGCGGGCTGGTCTACCTGTCGATCTTCGGCTCGGTGATCGCCTTCTTCGCCTACTTCACCCTCATCGGGCGTATCGGCGCGCAGAAGACCGTGTACATCGGCGTCATCACGCCGGTGCTGTCGGTGCTGCTGTCGATCAAGCTCGAAGGCTACCGTCCCGGCCCGGTCGAATTCGCCGGCATGATCCTGTGCCTGGCCAGCGTGGCCTGGGCCCTGCGCGCGCCGGCGGCCAACAAAGTCGTATCCGCAAACCTGAACAATCCACTCGAAACGCCATGA
- a CDS encoding imidazolonepropionase — MNDVADLLFTNVHLATMAPGAADGYGEMRDAALAVKDGRIAWLGARRDAPPARLEHDCGGAWMTPGLVDCHTHIVHAGNRSHEWEARLNGATYEDIARQGGGIMSTVRATRAASVDALLAQSLPRVARLLSEGVTTLEIKSGYGLELEAESRMLRAAREVAARLPVRVATTFLGAHALPPEFAGRPDAYVDELCQRMLPQLAREGLVDAVDAFCETIGFTHAQTARVFDAARELGLPVKLHAEQLSDQQGAELVARHGGLSADHLEYLSQAGVDAMARAGTVAVLLPGAYYFLRETVQPPIAALRAAKVPMAVATDCNPGTSPMTSLLLAMNMACTLWRLTPQEALQGASSHAARALGLHGEIGTLETGKRADLALWEIARPADLAYAIGANPCRTVVNDGVVRAAHVAF, encoded by the coding sequence ATGAATGACGTGGCGGACCTGTTGTTCACCAACGTGCACCTGGCCACGATGGCGCCTGGCGCCGCCGATGGCTATGGCGAGATGCGCGATGCCGCGCTGGCCGTGAAGGATGGCCGCATCGCCTGGCTCGGCGCGCGCCGCGACGCGCCGCCGGCGCGCCTTGAGCACGACTGCGGCGGCGCCTGGATGACGCCGGGCCTGGTCGACTGCCATACCCACATCGTCCACGCCGGCAACCGCAGCCACGAGTGGGAAGCGCGCCTGAACGGCGCCACCTACGAGGATATCGCGCGCCAGGGTGGCGGCATCATGTCGACGGTGCGCGCCACCCGCGCGGCCAGCGTCGATGCTTTGCTGGCGCAAAGCCTGCCGCGCGTGGCCAGGCTGCTCTCGGAAGGCGTCACGACGCTGGAGATCAAGTCCGGCTACGGGCTGGAGCTGGAAGCCGAGTCGCGCATGCTGCGCGCCGCGCGCGAGGTCGCGGCGCGCCTGCCGGTGCGGGTCGCCACCACCTTTTTGGGCGCCCATGCGCTGCCGCCGGAATTCGCCGGCCGTCCGGACGCCTATGTCGACGAGCTGTGCCAGCGCATGCTGCCGCAGCTGGCCCGTGAAGGCCTGGTCGATGCGGTGGACGCTTTCTGCGAAACGATCGGCTTCACCCATGCGCAGACCGCGCGCGTGTTCGACGCGGCGCGTGAACTCGGCCTGCCGGTCAAGCTGCATGCCGAGCAGCTGTCGGACCAGCAGGGCGCCGAACTCGTGGCGCGCCATGGCGGGCTGTCGGCCGACCACCTCGAATACCTGAGCCAGGCGGGCGTCGACGCGATGGCGCGTGCCGGCACGGTGGCCGTGCTGCTCCCGGGCGCCTACTACTTCCTGCGCGAGACGGTGCAGCCGCCGATTGCCGCGCTGCGTGCGGCGAAGGTCCCGATGGCCGTCGCCACCGACTGCAACCCGGGCACTTCGCCGATGACCTCGCTGCTGCTGGCCATGAACATGGCCTGCACCCTGTGGCGCCTGACGCCGCAGGAAGCGCTGCAGGGCGCAAGCAGCCATGCCGCGCGTGCGCTCGGCCTGCACGGCGAGATCGGCACGCTGGAAACCGGAAAACGGGCCGACCTGGCCCTGTGGGAGATCGCGCGGCCGGCCGACCTGGCGTATGCCATCGGCGCGAATCCCTGCCGCACGGTCGTCAACGACGGCGTGGTGCGGGCTGCGCACGTCGCATTCTGA
- a CDS encoding formimidoylglutamate deiminase, with amino-acid sequence MRALFARHALLPEGWRRDVLLEWDAQGDLTRVEAQAAPPLGVARADYVIPGMVNLHSHAFQRALGGLTERAADGPDCGPDSFWTWRDLMYRFAARITPDQIEAVAAQLFVECLRHGYTSLCEFHYLQRGPDGESYARPAETAERVAAAGQATGMGLTLLPVLYSHAGFGEQPLRPEQRRFRTGVDDILGIVEALQPLRGGQLEVGAAPHSLRAATIGQMRELVSSLPAGRPLHIHIAEQQAEIEQSIAFSGRRPVEYLMEQVEVDGRWCLVHATHLNDEEIQAIARSGAVAGLCPTTEANLGDGLFPLQRFIALGGRFGIGSDSHVSQSPVEELRWLEYGQRLAHQRRNIAFTEGQRDVGQYLWQAALRGGAQAAGRKVGALAEGLRADLLVLDGGHPNLDGVPDTDVLGRFLFCGNDNLVREVLCGGRWVVQDGRHVAQDAVRQRYRQAMIELRKSSEVGP; translated from the coding sequence ATGAGAGCCCTGTTCGCGCGCCATGCATTGCTGCCCGAGGGCTGGCGGCGCGACGTGCTGCTCGAATGGGATGCGCAGGGCGACCTGACCCGCGTCGAGGCACAGGCCGCGCCGCCCCTGGGGGTAGCGCGCGCCGACTACGTCATCCCCGGCATGGTCAACCTGCACTCGCACGCCTTCCAGCGCGCGCTGGGCGGGCTCACCGAGCGTGCGGCGGATGGTCCGGACTGCGGTCCCGACAGCTTCTGGACCTGGCGCGACCTGATGTACCGCTTCGCGGCGCGCATCACTCCCGACCAGATCGAGGCCGTCGCCGCCCAGCTGTTCGTCGAATGCCTGCGCCACGGCTACACCTCGCTGTGCGAATTCCACTACCTGCAGCGCGGCCCCGATGGCGAATCCTATGCGCGGCCGGCCGAAACCGCCGAGCGCGTCGCCGCCGCCGGCCAGGCCACCGGCATGGGCCTGACCCTGCTGCCGGTGCTGTACAGCCACGCCGGCTTCGGCGAACAGCCGCTACGCCCCGAGCAGCGGCGCTTTCGCACGGGCGTCGACGATATCCTCGGCATCGTCGAGGCGCTCCAGCCGCTGCGCGGCGGCCAGCTCGAAGTCGGCGCCGCGCCGCATTCGCTGCGCGCGGCCACCATCGGGCAGATGCGCGAACTGGTTTCCAGCCTGCCGGCCGGGCGTCCGCTGCACATCCACATCGCCGAGCAGCAGGCTGAAATCGAGCAGAGCATCGCGTTCTCGGGCCGCCGCCCGGTCGAATACCTGATGGAGCAGGTCGAGGTGGACGGGCGCTGGTGCCTGGTGCACGCGACCCACCTGAACGACGAGGAAATCCAGGCGATCGCGCGCAGCGGCGCGGTCGCCGGCCTGTGCCCGACCACCGAGGCCAACCTGGGCGACGGCCTGTTCCCGCTGCAGCGCTTCATCGCGCTTGGCGGGCGTTTCGGCATCGGCAGCGACAGCCATGTGTCGCAAAGCCCGGTCGAGGAACTGCGCTGGCTGGAGTATGGCCAGCGCCTGGCGCACCAGCGCCGCAACATCGCGTTCACCGAAGGGCAGCGCGATGTCGGCCAGTACCTGTGGCAGGCCGCCCTGCGCGGCGGCGCACAGGCGGCGGGGCGCAAGGTGGGGGCGCTGGCGGAAGGCCTGCGCGCCGACCTGCTGGTGCTGGATGGCGGCCATCCGAACCTGGACGGCGTGCCCGACACCGATGTCCTCGGCCGCTTCCTGTTCTGCGGTAACGACAACCTGGTACGCGAGGTGCTGTGCGGCGGGCGCTGGGTGGTGCAGGACGGGCGCCACGTGGCGCAGGACGCGGTCAGGCAACGCTATCGCCAGGCCATGATTGAATTGCGCAAATCTAGTGAGGTGGGCCCATGA
- a CDS encoding GNAT family N-acetyltransferase: MTTFSIRPAQPTDVAHIHSMILELAVFEKLEHLVVATEDLLHEGLFGERPSCEAIMGEEDGEVVCFALFFHNFSTFLTKKGLYLEDLYVRQSHRGKGYGTQMLTRLAQIAVERNCGRFEWSVLDWNEPAIGFYKQMGAEILPDWRICRLTGDTLDALAERRA, translated from the coding sequence ATGACCACTTTCTCCATCCGTCCTGCCCAGCCCACCGACGTCGCGCACATCCATTCCATGATCCTGGAGCTGGCCGTGTTCGAGAAACTCGAACACCTGGTGGTAGCCACCGAAGACCTGCTGCACGAAGGCCTGTTCGGCGAGCGCCCGTCCTGCGAAGCCATCATGGGCGAGGAAGACGGCGAAGTGGTCTGCTTCGCGCTGTTCTTCCATAACTTCTCGACCTTCCTCACCAAGAAGGGCCTCTACCTCGAGGACCTGTACGTGCGCCAGTCGCACCGCGGCAAGGGCTATGGCACGCAGATGCTGACCCGCCTCGCGCAAATCGCGGTCGAGCGCAACTGCGGCCGCTTCGAGTGGTCGGTGCTGGACTGGAACGAGCCGGCGATCGGCTTCTACAAGCAGATGGGCGCGGAGATCCTGCCCGACTGGCGCATCTGCCGCCTCACCGGCGACACCCTCGACGCACTGGCCGAGCGCCGCGCCTGA
- the hutH gene encoding histidine ammonia-lyase translates to MSDAHHHLTLQPGQLALADLRAVWAAHVPLSLAPEAWKAVEASCALVERITAKGDPAYGINTGFGILAKAHIPNEQLEALQRNLILSHAVGTGTLIADNIVRLILLTKIGSLARGYSGVRPLIVETLIALYNAGIMPAIPSQGSVGASGDLAPLAHMTLAMLGVGPVRYRGELMDAKQALGAAGIEPVTLAAKEGLALINGTQVSTALALHGLFMAERVLEAGMVAGALSVDAARGSDAPFDARIHAVRGQPGQIAAAHIYRELMAGSAIRASHLVGDERVQDPYSLRCQPQVMGAAMDLIGNAGRTLLIEANAVTDNPLLFAAPDVAGGGDILSGGNFHAEPVAFAADTLALAIAEVGALSERRIALLIDANLSGLPAFLVKEPGLNSGFMIAHVTAAALASENKSLAHPASVDSLPTSANQEDHVSMATFAARRLDQMAHNTSVIVGIELLAAAQGIEFHRPLKSSGHLEHVHAQLRARVAPYDADRFFAPDIEAARLMVVNGELSASVKELFTVLHP, encoded by the coding sequence ATGAGCGACGCACACCACCATCTCACCCTGCAACCCGGCCAGCTGGCGCTGGCCGACCTGCGTGCCGTCTGGGCCGCGCACGTGCCCCTGAGCCTGGCGCCCGAGGCCTGGAAGGCCGTCGAGGCCTCCTGCGCCCTGGTCGAGCGGATCACCGCCAAGGGCGACCCGGCCTATGGCATCAACACCGGTTTCGGCATCCTGGCCAAGGCCCACATCCCGAACGAGCAGCTGGAAGCGCTGCAGCGCAACCTGATCCTGTCGCACGCGGTCGGCACCGGAACGCTCATCGCCGACAACATCGTGCGCCTGATCCTGCTGACCAAGATCGGCAGCCTGGCGCGCGGCTATTCCGGCGTGCGCCCCCTGATCGTCGAGACCCTGATCGCCCTGTACAACGCCGGCATCATGCCGGCGATTCCCTCGCAGGGCTCGGTCGGCGCCTCGGGCGACCTGGCGCCGCTGGCCCACATGACCCTGGCCATGCTGGGCGTGGGGCCGGTGCGCTATCGCGGTGAACTGATGGACGCGAAGCAGGCGCTGGGCGCGGCCGGCATCGAGCCGGTGACCCTGGCCGCCAAGGAAGGCCTGGCCCTGATCAACGGCACCCAGGTCTCGACCGCGCTGGCGCTGCACGGCCTGTTCATGGCCGAGCGTGTGCTGGAGGCGGGCATGGTGGCCGGCGCGCTGTCGGTCGACGCCGCACGCGGCAGCGACGCGCCCTTCGATGCGCGCATCCATGCGGTGCGCGGCCAGCCCGGCCAGATCGCGGCGGCCCACATCTATCGCGAGCTGATGGCGGGCAGCGCCATCCGTGCTTCGCACCTGGTGGGCGACGAGCGCGTGCAAGACCCGTACAGCCTGCGCTGTCAGCCGCAGGTGATGGGCGCGGCGATGGACCTGATCGGCAATGCCGGCCGCACCCTGCTGATCGAGGCGAATGCCGTGACCGACAATCCCTTGCTGTTTGCTGCGCCGGATGTCGCCGGAGGCGGCGACATCCTCTCGGGCGGCAACTTCCATGCCGAGCCGGTCGCCTTTGCCGCCGACACGCTGGCGCTGGCCATCGCCGAGGTCGGCGCTCTGTCCGAGCGCCGCATCGCGCTGCTGATCGACGCCAACCTGTCCGGCCTGCCGGCCTTCCTGGTCAAGGAACCCGGCCTGAATTCGGGCTTCATGATCGCCCACGTCACCGCGGCCGCGCTGGCCTCGGAGAACAAGTCACTGGCCCATCCGGCCAGCGTCGACAGCTTGCCGACCTCGGCCAACCAGGAAGACCACGTCAGCATGGCCACCTTCGCGGCGCGCCGTCTCGACCAGATGGCGCACAATACGTCCGTGATCGTGGGCATCGAACTGCTGGCGGCGGCGCAGGGCATCGAGTTCCACCGTCCGCTGAAGAGTTCCGGGCACCTCGAGCACGTGCATGCCCAGCTGCGCGCGCGGGTGGCGCCGTACGACGCCGACCGCTTCTTCGCCCCGGACATCGAGGCCGCGCGCCTGATGGTCGTGAACGGCGAGCTGTCGGCATCGGTCAAGGAACTGTTCACGGTACTGCATCCATAA